The genomic interval AtttgaaaatcttttttgaCTTCTAAAACACATATTCTACTCTGTTtgtaattcaagaaacttgactAATTAAGTAAGATTAtgaaagggccaaaattgggtATCAACAATCATGTTGCTTCAATCTAATAGGTTGAAATAGAGTTTGTCCTCAGCACAACTCTCTCCTTTTACTACTGTAAATAGGGATCCTCATAATTTAGGAAAGACACCAGAAATCAAACAAGAAGCAAGAGGGAGCGTGTGCATCAAACGCCGGAGATTTCTCTACAAGTCACAAGCATTCAAGCATTTCTTTGTAAGTTTCAATTACTCAAAGATCAAGAATGAAAACAAATCCAATATTGAGGAGTTCAAGATCAAAGTTACTTGCTCATGAAATAATTACTGTTCGTGGCGGCTTTCAAAGCGTTTATGACGAAGAAATCAAATTCAGATTCATGGTCAAAAGTACAATTCTAGATCAAGCTTTAATCCCTTAAATTAAGATTCAAGTCAAGATTAAGCTCAAAGTTCCTTGAATTTATTTTAGGAAAGAAGAATCAAGTAACTCATTGAGACTGTAACATTTACCatgtttaaaataaaatactctctttctctcaatttatgtgatacaatccggatttcgagagtcaaataaGAAAATCTTTTTCCGCAATTTATTCGTATGTccttgaaatattttaaattattaattattgtgacttatagtactttttatgtagtttcttaATATATAAATTCTTTTTCTACTCCACCTTCTCCTTCGGGAAGTTAGATTAGTTAGAGGACTTCCTTCGGCTCTGAGAGCTAGGATCTAAGAAATTGGTGGGAaatcaagaaagtgaaaatcccACTGTTAGAACAAATCCCAGATTTCACATGATACTTGTATCAATTTGATTTATTTCGTACCTTTCATTCAATGAGAAAATGGGTCAAATTCTACAATATCAAACCTATGGGACTTAAGGAATGATATGAAAAAAAGAGAgggcaaaattttcatactatTAAATAAGTATGAAGTAGAAGAAAGCAGATTCAACTTAAAGATTGGATGTCCGAATTCACagtcaaaataaaaaaggttGACTCTCGAAATCTATTACACAAAAAATTGGGACGGAGTAAgtactatattttttaaaagtattttttagtgttagaattttttattttatttttattttttattttttattttttatgggaATTCTATTTTCAACATTAGGTAGGTAAAACAGGTATAGTATAGCGTTAAACGGAGAGGCAGAAAAGTGAACCAAACCATTTCCAGGAAGAACCTCTTTACGTAAAGCGTCCGCGTTCACAGCTGTGCTATACGTATGTTGCACGTCTATATATTATTTACACACAGGAAGATAAGCCTTTACATAAGATAAAAATTCTTAAATCCACCCAATAACGCGTCATTGGTTTCTGTATATTTTCATTGCCTCCTATAAAATCTCTCCCATAAACCTCTTTCATTGTTCCTTCCCTTCCACCAGAATATATTAGTGAtaataaagaaagagaaatgGGTATTCACAAGGCTAAGGCATTGTTAGATGATCTGATTGAGAAAGCAGGAGGTTGTGCCATTGTTGATGGTGGATTCGCCACGCAACTCGAGAAGCATGGAGCTTCCATTAATGATCCTCTCTGGAGTGCTCTTTGCTTGATTAAAGATCCTGATCTTGTCAAACGGGTACGTGAAAATGCATCTCATTTTATGTTCACATTCGCAGgccactacaagaaaaaatatatttggcaacaaaattatatttttgttgccatagatagattattgttgcaaaaagtacttttggcaacaattttttttttcgttgcaCAGACTTTTCCCAACGGACATgcaccaacttttttttttgttgccaaaagtattttttacaacaataatcaatactatagcaacaaaattaaattctttggcaacaaaaaagttctttgccaacaataaaactatgttattgccaaatattaaattttttgttgccatttatatactttcttgtagtgggCGAAGGATCTCGTGATCTTGCTTATAACTTAATAAGAtctagtaggcgtttggccatagattcattcactttatttggaatttatggagttggagttgaataTGGAATTCTGTTTGATTATAGGTTTTGCAAGAATATTTGGAATAATGTTCATTACTTTTCAAATGTGAAATACAACTTCAGAAGTGAAAAATGAGTTAAAAAACAGGTTATAAGttgtttttcatgaaatacaacttcaagttggatttgaaattttaatggCGGAAcacttattttcaaataaactGAAAATTATTCTGGAAAGAAGTTAATAGCTTTTGTAGCCAAACGAGTTCCTAATTGCTTAAAATTTAGCCATATGTCTAGCTGTGAAGTTGAATGTGCTGTATTTGTGTAGGTACATTTGGAATATCTGGAAGCTGCTGCAGATATACTAGTGACTTCATCCTATCAGGTACATATATGGGTAAAGATCACATttattaagggtgtgtttggtacgacgAAAATGTTTTTCTCGGAAAATAGGAAATTTTCCTattcattttcttgtttttgttacGTAAgttaaaaaatgtcattttaagaGCATTTGCATATATTCAAAGCAAAACACTGTGAGGTTTTTAAATTTGCAGTGCAACTTCTGATGGTGGGGATATGGGGTGGAGGTGGGATAGGTGGAGGGGTAGGCGAGATGGGGGCGGGGGTAGGGGGTGGTAAGTGGGGTTGGGGTAGGTGGGGTGGGTAAGTGGGAtaggcagtggcggagccacactatgccgagggtgttcatccgaacctcCTTGGCGGAAAAAAACActgtttttacaaggttaaaattattttttatgtatatatagtagatgtttaACCCCCTTCTtcatatgtttacttttttatattttgaactccTCGACGGAAATCGTAGCTCCGCCACTGGGGATAGGCAGGTAGGGAGTGGGTGGATAGTATAGGGTGGGTTGGAGATGCGTTGGTGTGTTTTTTATTGACCAAGAAAAggttttttcttcaaatttctaggaAAATATTGTCTCCTATTTTGAGGAAAACATTATCCAAAACAAGGAAAAATAGGGAAAAAGTTCCGTCATACCAAACAAACCCTAAATCAGTAAAATCTGAATGctgattttgaaagaatttattgTTACTGGCCACTATTCCAGGATTCATATCTAGGGGATTGTCGATTGAAGAAGCAGAATCGTTGTTAGagaaaagtgtgaagttagcAGTTGAAGCCAGGGATAAGTTTTGGAATGCTGTGAAAAGAAATCCCAGAAAGAGCTATAACAGGGCTCTGGTTGCAGCCTCCATTGGAAGCTATGGAGCTTATATTGCTGATGGTTCAGAGTACAGGTACACATTTATGACCTTGTTACAAActgccaaaaaaacaaaaaaatgaataaatttgatTACCTTTAATGAATGCTAGAAGTAGAGTTTGAGGTTGTGAATTTTGTTCCTCCCAGTGGAAATTATGGACCACATGTAAGTCTGGATAAGCTTAAGGATTTCCATCGACGTAGACTGCAAGTTCTTGTGGATGCAGGACCAGATGTACTCGCTTTTGAGACCATTCCCAACAAATTAGAAGCTCAGGTATTGTCTTGCATTAGTTCCCAGTATTTACATCACCACTTTCTGGGATATCTGTTTCTTGATTAAGAGCAGAAAACCTTCATCTAATTGACAACTTCAGATAATTTGTTGGTGTTGGCTAGTCATAAGTACAGAACCTGCTCGTTTTACATCTACTATTTTTTCCTGCAAAATAACAATCTGTTTGAAACCTAGACCTATTTAAACTGCTTATACAGTAGAACACTGGCATTAACAGTTTcttagccattttttttttattattcaaACATGTATCCCCTCTATAATTCTTAATAACATAGCTAAGAGCTCCAAGGTTCTTCGTATAATTGAAATAAAGGCGGAAATCCAGGCACAAATCAGAAAATGACAAATCCTCTATGTTTCTTAAATTGCCTTTTAGAACTACAAATGGTTTTCACCTGTACAATTTAGACATGACATAATTTGTGGTTAAACGTTCCGAGTTTGACCTTATTTGGTAGTATTCGCCATGGCTTACTGGGTTCGGAGATTGGTTCATTGAAATTTTCCGTATGAAATTGATGGTTCAGGCATGTGTGGAGCTgcttgaagaagaaaatgtaCAAATTCCTTCTTGGATATGTTTCAGTTCAGTGGATGGTGAGAATGCGCCTTCAGGAGAAAGCTTCAAGGATTGCCTTGATGTAATTAATAAAAGTGACAAAGTTAGTGCAGTAGGAATTAATTGCGCCCCTCCTCATTTTATTCAGACTCTCATCCAGAAACTTAAGGAGGTAATCATTCTCATTTGTTAAAACAAACAATCTTTATGAGATCTAACATAGTATAGAGAACTAGAACTTCGAAATTAGGCTCATCATTTCTGATCTAGTTCGATTTCACAGTTGACGACGAAGGCAATAATTGTATATCCCAATAGTGGTGAGATATGGGATGGCATATCAAAAAGATGGACGGTAACATATTCTGATCTCATGCCTAGATTGTACTTTTTGCATGAATCTCTAGGTCTACACTCATAACACTATTAGATAATTTTATTTGCAGCCATCGAAATGCTTTGACAACGAGAAGTTTGAGCTGTTTGCACCGATATGGCGTGACGCTGGTGCTAAACTCATCGGTGGTTGTTGCCGAACAACACCATCCACTATTCAAGCTATTTCAAAGGCCCTAAAGGAAAGATCCGGATTCGACACAACTTTCTAACTGCCCCTTCATCAATAGATCAGAAAGTAGTTATTCTTTGTGGAACAAATTGTTGTGATACGTATCTTCATTTATGTCATAGGAAAAGAGCTAGAACTTCTTGTTAGGGGTGGAGGAAAAGGTGATATTAAGGGGTGAGCGGGAATAAATAGGTAGCAAACGGAGCAGAGAGTAGTTATATCAAGTACCTCTTGGTATGACATTTTGGCACTAGCTTTGACTCTCCCAGTACTGATGCTATTTGTCCAGAAATTGCATATTTGTAATATCTGTGCACCCCGATAGGCAATTTAGCAATTTGACTTGACCAAAaaagcttttctttttcatttttttttttttggtcaaactgAAATTTTATTTAACCAAGTAACAAGTTTATACACAGCTAGCTCATTTTTTCACTCTAGACCCAGTCCCTATGGCTTTCCTATGCTACACTATCACAAGATAATACAAAGTTGATAGCTTATACAGGATAACTTTGCAAACTATCTAATAGCCTATTCCATTTACAAATTCATTGTCCTTTTATATGTAATTGCCAGATGATGTCTCTAATAATCTGAACACTAGGTCTGCATTTGACTTGAAATCTTCTTGCATTCCTCTCTACCCATAGCTGATAGACAGTTGCTGCTAAAATGAATCCCAATATGCTTGCTCTAGGTCTGTGACCAATAAAACTTAATGTAATCCATAGATTAAACTACACCATtgattaaaaaacaaaaaactctGTGAGGTACTGAGACTCAAAGCTAGAGGGAATATTATGGTTCCTAATTTCTGCATCGTCAAGAAATGCTcccaaatatggaaaaataacATTTAAAAGAACAAAGAGAGCTACCAAATTAATCAAGAACGCGGAGTACACTATTGCTTCTAATTGAGCCTGTGCATTGGTGAGGCTTGCTTGTAATCAGTTCGAAGGAAGTGAATGGCATGAATTCATGAAAGAACATTCTTTAGGATCATCCGAGATGCTTCCTGAGCCCAGAAATTCAATAGCTATAGCTTAGCTCAAAGTGTAAAAATAAATCAGTAACAGAAACAACGATTAACAATGCGGAAAATCGTTGAAACCAGCCAAGAAAAATTGTTCCAAGCCTATTCTACTTTTCTTGGAAATAGAATTTGATGTGTAAATATCTTGCGAGtcttttggagaaaaagaggaaaagaagaagtttcTGCACTTTTTCATGTTCACTTATTAACGCTGAAAGCAGCgtctcttttctttcaaatagTGGAAGAGAAAATCTAACTAAATTCTCCACACATTTACGTTGATAATTGCAGGGTTAACATAAACGTGGGCTAGTAATTCATTTTGGGCTACTGAATCTGTCCCACACCCATCCAAACAGATCCTTTGATTTCATAGTCTTACCTAGCATGTTTGAACAAGCCAATCAGAGAATTTAATCATTTGAATTTTTTCAAGTCTGCTTACTTTCAAGTTGCATGATCTCTTTTCCACTTGTTCTTTCATTTGTAAAACTTCTTTAAGTAATTTTAAAAGTGAAATACATAAGTCGTACCAAGTAGTTGTTCGGAAAAATTGTTTACATATTAAAACTTTAAGTTGCTTTTAAATATAGTACTCCCGCTATCTCAATTAATGAGTTACATTttgaatttcgagagtcaaccTGTTAATTTTGATCATGTATTTTGACAAAGAATTATTAAGTTTTTtgccataaaatttaaatatttggaGATTACGTAAAACATATTATAAGTCATaataattgacaattcaaaacatttaaaagacatatgaaaaattgtggtcaaagaaaatttatttaaatctCGAAATTCAAAAAGTGCCACGTAAATTGAGACGAAGGAAACGTGTATGctaattttttagtttttaactttaaattcatttacttttaattatttttttcctttttcttcttccttctttctctATTCCGTCTAATTCTTTACCTTCACCCTACCTCTTCCTTCTCCTTTCCAAACTATTGCAGACAAATACGCCCTCCGAGCCATACAAAGTTGCCATTTTatatacggaaaaggctcaaatatgccatccaactatcggaaatggctcatttatgccactcgtcaatagtttggctcatttatgccatcgaactataaagaaatgactcatttatgccatcgaactataggaaatgggttcatttatgccactcatcaatagtttgactcatatttatgccatcgcccgttaataaaaatgactcatccatgccatatttcattaaagttgattttacaatatcatatatgacacgtggcctccaactagattatggttgtgagtgggtaaggtgtatgggtcggattttttattaatttggtatttaaaatcgGTTCGGTTTAATTGAACGatgtagacctctaattggaggccacgtgtcatatctggtattataaaaccggcattaataaaaaatggcatggatgagtcattttggtaacgagcgatggcataaatgagtcaaaataTTGATGAGTGGATAAATGAGCcattcctatagttcgatggcataaatgagccatttcctatagttcgatggcataaatgagccaaactattgacgagtggcataaatgaaccatttccgatagttggatggcatatttgagccttttccgttttatatataagtgttccttttcttttcaattatttcctttttctcttttgttcaTCGCATCGAGTCTTCTCTCTAACCTTCCCACAAACTTGACCAATTGTTTTCGTCTGATCGGAAACAAGGAGCCTAGTTGGAAAAGTTTCTGACAACTAAAACAATCAATTCattcttctctcttttcatgtacaattaattaatttataaaaatacaaGAAGGGGAGAATAGATCGACAAATGGAGAATTTTCGGCTGACAAAGTAGCTGATATTATTTAGCAACAAATCAAATCGAAAACGGCAATTTTATTGCGATTGAAATGACACTGCGGCATGCGAAACTTAACAATGGCAAACCTTTTaatatgattttgaaaattaacttacatatgaaaaaaaatatatataaaagaaaacataaaaattattgaaaaaataatctCCTAAACGAAGGCTCTTTTAGTTAATACATTTTGGATGCTATTGTGTTTTTACGTTGTAGGAGAGAGAAGTTATCCATATATGAAAgatttatgtttttcttttaaaaaaaataaaaattaattatgataaaatgcaaataaaataaaaaattcatgtcAAATCACAATAAGCCTACCAAAAATATCTTCAACAACAGATAACAAATCAAATCCCTTCTTCCCAGTTTCTCTTTTGAAGTACACAATTaattaaaaacatattttaaaagtaGAATTCCTATATCCTACATCATGGAAGCACCAGTGTTCTTAAGCCTGAAAATTTCCCCGTTGAACTGAAAGAGGAGGGGCGGGAGGGGATCACAAATATGGTAGCAATGAACAAGAAGGATGTaaggagaaagaaaatgtaacgagaaaaaataaaagaaaaggaaaaataaaaaaggaaaagatgagaaaagaaaaaacaaaaaacaaagagGACCCACATATaattaaatgaaattaaataCTATATAAtccaatctatatatatatatatatatatataaaagcttaTATAGATAATTCTATGTGTCATTTTTTCTATGACTTCCattgacatttatcttttttctctcttttttttttttgaatttttatgagttttttcTACATAAAAAATCAAGTAGATAATTTTAAAAAGGTCTCACAAAAATGAATGCACCTACAGCTAAACTTTAGTACATCCGTTAAGATTAGCGAAGAATtgaaacacattaaacaaaatggAAGATGAAAAGACTAAAGCGTTTCAATTTCTAAAACGGTTTACTTTTAGCAGTTCGAACAAAAAGGTTGCAGTATCCTTTTCTTGTCATATCAGTAATAGTGCCCCAGTCCTAATGTTAATTCAGCTCTAGAGGTAATATTTTCTCCcatgttatttttgttttcGTTTTCTTTGtgattaaattaatatttttctttttattatttgtatCGTAATTGACATTTGATGTATTCATGAAGCTAAGTCATGAGTAAAAGAATTACTAAGCGATGCAtaattgccttctcttggcttTTTCATCACCCACGTCCTGTCAAAACAATTTCTTTCACCCACGTCCTGTCAAAAcaatttctttctccttttcttgTTTGTCATCTCTATTTCATTTCTATTCTGACATCTTTATACATTTACATCAATCATGTTTAATAAGAGTAACCAAAATAATCTCAGGGACACCCGCCCACCACTTCCTAAAATCTAAGACTCAAAATTTAAGTGAAACATAAGACTTTGAAAAACGAAAACTTGTTCCTGAATTGAGCTATATAtacggtatatattttctgTCAAGGGATTCGTAAACAACCTGATAATTTTATTGCTTTGATGCTTGACTCGGATCGATGTTGAATTATATATCCGTATGTTTATTTTCTTACATAAAATAGTCACTTCTAAAATCTTCTTGATTACGACTCTTTTTATTATGCTTATAGATCCTTcttattttcctcttcttccttCCCTCATCACAGGtaaaattcttcttttattcttcaatattttttatattttccttgaatttttgTTTCGGTTTTTCCTACTAAACGCCCAAAGTAAATCTCCTCTCTctgattttgttattttcttatctttctCATGATTGGTAGgcgttaaaaaaatataaatagtaAATGAGATTGATAACGATGAAGGCAAAATAGACATTGCATAGGATATGAGGAAAAAAATGTCAATTCTTCAAAATTGGGAAAGGTATTTGATTTTATAGCAAAAATTAGAgaggaaaaatgatttttacctAGAATTTAaggaatcttttttttttctttttggataaaTCTAATTATCTAAGGACCAAGTCTTGGGTGATAAAATGTCAgagaaattttcttttaaaagaaagtggtaataataataaaacggTTTAACActtaaaaatggatattttaaagcattttcaaatataataatttagTTTGTAAAGCTAATGAGACTTTCTATGACCACGCAAAGCGCGGTTAGATTTACTAATTGGAAAGTAATTCATGTACTAGTTTAGTTTGCATTTAATAGTGTTTTCTTCTCGACACAAGTTTGGAAATTAAAATACTTTCTTCACCACATCATTTTCGGGGGCATTAATTTTACTTAGAACAAGATAAGGAGGCACATGCATTAGGTCAGTTGTAAAATTTCAATGGGTCAATTATTTTCCGGATAAttactgttatagcccgtactttgtacgtttcgatatttcaaagtcgtcgtggaaagttaagggcgagacgattttcaaaaattattttaatgtgtaagtcgttataaatattatttatgactattattagtatggaaatattgtgaaaggttaagggcaagaagagaaattcgcaaaatgggcgtggaaataatgcggaaggttagggacaaaatggtaatattgaggggGGGGAAAGCAGCAAGGCAAAACTAGAATTTTACacaagttcatgaaaattccaaaacaaggggccatattggccatgtgacaaaaataaagaaaaagatgactaagaagtcatccttaaaaaggaaaagaaaattctagaaaaaaaaaagaggaaaaaagaaagaaaatctagagagggcatgtgcccccaCATGACtaagagaattatatatatgtgggagttgtcatcttttattcaagaaaaaaaaggaagaacaaaacaagagaagagagaaagaagagaaagaaggcctcacggccaagaagagaaagagaaaaaaaattcttggagccttattctttggtccaaaaattcctttcttcttgaattactactaagcttggGACCCTCTTTAACATGGCATAATTTTTGTGGCAAGAAAGTACTTTAGTGGCAAGTGGAGGttttgggaaaaaggtaagaatttcatgttcttattatg from Lycium ferocissimum isolate CSIRO_LF1 unplaced genomic scaffold, AGI_CSIRO_Lferr_CH_V1 ctg17072, whole genome shotgun sequence carries:
- the LOC132042684 gene encoding homocysteine S-methyltransferase 1, which encodes MGIHKAKALLDDLIEKAGGCAIVDGGFATQLEKHGASINDPLWSALCLIKDPDLVKRVHLEYLEAAADILVTSSYQATIPGFISRGLSIEEAESLLEKSVKLAVEARDKFWNAVKRNPRKSYNRALVAASIGSYGAYIADGSEYSGNYGPHVSLDKLKDFHRRRLQVLVDAGPDVLAFETIPNKLEAQACVELLEEENVQIPSWICFSSVDGENAPSGESFKDCLDVINKSDKVSAVGINCAPPHFIQTLIQKLKELTTKAIIVYPNSGEIWDGISKRWTPSKCFDNEKFELFAPIWRDAGAKLIGGCCRTTPSTIQAISKALKERSGFDTTF